The sequence gaggtgctgtttccagagaattcacaaaagctctgacgaaggccgtgacgccgatacgtaagcttattaaatatcagtgatactatcaagagcagtatTGTTAACAAATTACAAAAAAATCATATCAAAAGTGAAGTGAGTATAGCGTTTTGAAAAGCAGATATCTAGATTGAATATGTATACAAATTGAAAGAGTGATTTGGTGCAGTGAACAAGTGACTTTGTGAATTTGTTTGTTGTACTCAGTCAATTTAGAATGTGCTTAGAGTTTTGAAATGCAAGCaattttgatgatctgttttgatTTTTGTTACTTAGAGTTGTGAcaatgtaccacatacttgtgaaaattgcaccaaagCCCACATGaaaaatactatactgtatactatggtaggaatactatagtattcattGTAGTGTTTTTACAGACTTACTGTAGCATTTACAGTTTACTATTGTATAAATGCTTTAGTAAAAAAAGAGTAgcatatactatagtaattactgtagtgtttttgcggactgtagatactgtagtacttactgtagtgtttttttgcggactgtagtatactgtagtaattACTGTAGTAATTTTGCGGACTGTAAAATGGTATAGTGGAGTATTTGCtggagtatactgtagtatttactgtagtgttttatgGGACATTACTATAGTATTTAATGAAGTGTTACTGTTGTATTATCTTTGAGgttctccttgaggaaacctactggagaaatactaaagAAGCACATCTTCCATAACCTGTGGGTAGGTAGGAATGGGTTCTGAATGGAGAGTTCAGAGCTTCTgttcttttctataacctgtagggaacacaatatatagTCTaaacttggcatgtaggtttctcacttacaGGTGGCACAAATTAAGATATGGAAGATGGGAATGTGCAGGGAATATacaaattaaatactgtagtatttactatagtaaaaAAACTGTTTTGTGGAATGTAGTGATTTTGCAGACATTTCTATGGTATTTACTACAGTGCTTttttataatactgtagtatttactgtagtattctacaGTAAACTCCAAAATTGTAAGTTGACTGTATAAAGTTTGCTTTCAAAGAGTGTTCTAAATCTAAAgcatgtattataataattgattacgcttatgttgtattaatagaaggggaggggttataagacccctccctccttacatttatagggtcctagactacagatgaacaatatatatacattatgcGGTTTAATATTGTTTCACAGTACTTTTCTAGGCTCACTGCCTCTTATGAAGAAACTGTCTGAGAAATGTATGACTGCGAAGACAGAACTCTACAGGGGAGTGTAAGAGATAAGAGATTAGTCAGACATTCCACTATAAATCAACATGGACATTTACTTCTAAGCTTTTAGATAGCTATATAAACAAGAGTTTTAGTGTTGAGCAGGCATGGTgttggtctcatgagtagaagaTAATGACGTAGGCAGTGACATCACTAGGGCTGGACTTCGGGTTTAATAAAATAACTTGGGACCTTTTCTTCGatgcagaacttactcggaaacatgcgttatgttcctgttgtcaacttctgtctgcaattacattaataaaggtttttgaatgatttaattaaagatattgtcataatgctaatttcaccaatgagccaatgattgacaaggaacaaggaaacgAACCCCAACACATGCATATTACATAACATAACACATTACAATATTGCCTCAGCCTTGTAAATACTTAAAAAGGTAGTTAGTACAAGGATTCGCATGCATAGCATACTATGATTTAAGTTTTGGGCTATACACACCTGTGCTTCCTGCCTGTAATTGGGTTATCTCAGAACGCTGAGCTAGACTCAGGACGTTACTGGACAGGGGAGTTCTCTGCTCTGCTTCAATGTTTGGAACCTGCAATTTGTGGAAAGATGTTTGTCAGATTCATGAAATATGACATTGTCGGAAACGCATACCAACTGAACCACTGAAAGCCGTTAGAAATAAACACACAACTGGAGAGCGCAACAAAGATGTGACTCATGATGTTCAACAGTGGTAAACAATTCAGCAAACAAGCGTTAGAGACTTGCACATCAACCTCATTATTACTCACTGCAGACACAATCTGTCTATGCTGCTTGTCCCTATCAGCCGGGTCATCTTCAGCTTTAGATAGAGGAGATAATGATGAGCATAGATaggttgacagtgtgtgtgtgtttgtgtgtgtgtattctactGTAGATATCATAAAGACATGGATAATACCAGAGATGGTGAGGGTGGCTCTTCTTTGCTGTTGTCCCGCTCTGTTCTCAGCGGCACAGTGGTAGACCCCTGCATCAGATAACTGAACACTGGAGATATGCAGAGCCCCCTCATCTGCACACACATGAAAGCACAAAGTCACACATTCACCAAACACTTAATGAACATTGCAACAACAGCCTTTATAGCCAGGTACAAAAATAACCCCTAGCCTATAGCACATTCCCCTAACCAATAACgcagaagctgttcagaccaCTGAAAATCTAAGGAGAACTTCACCATGTTGCTTTCACTAATCTGACCTCTTCTACTTAAGTAGAAATGGCTTTGCCTCTATAGAAGTATAAAGGGCTTTGCCTCTATAGGAGAATGTGCTTGTTTTTCTTTCTTAGCAGGTGTACGTTTTAAATGTGACTGGCTCACCATCTACATGCCTCTCCAGGGTTGGGGTGATTGAGGTCTGAGAGTGTCCTCTGGTCCAGGTGTACCTGATGGGGAGATCCCCCACTGCTCTGCATGGCAGGACCACAGAGGACCCTTCTGAGCTGCTCACTGCCCCAACGAAGGACACTATGATGGGGCTCACTgagccagagagggggggtgaagggggagagagcTCCACATCAGACAATCCTTATCATCGTCTCAGTACATTAATTCAGGTAATAAACACCTTAATCACATGCCTGAGCTCCACTTCCAGGTAATGTTGATCAAGTTAACTTCGTTGTCCGTACCTGTGATGTAGGCCAATATATCCAGCATGATCAAGTTTTTTTTACTTCatcaattatactgaacaaaaatataaatgcaacatgcaacaattttattgattttactgagttacagttttattTTAATTCAGTGTACATATGGTAATGAATTTAGTCACTTCCTGTTAGAGTTGGGATACACACGTTTGTCCACCACTATTCTTTGCCACCCTGAGAAGGCTGTTGTAGCCGAAATACGTCAGTGTTGTTTTTAGTTAAAACAATAAAGGCTTTTACATTTTTCCACTACATTAGAGCGCCTTGATTACTTCTGGAAGTTTGTTATGCACAAAGGCTTTTCAGGCATCGTTCACTACCCAGCATCAACTTATTTTTGTTCTATAGTTTTTAATTCCATGATCAAAGAGCACCTCATGGATTAACTATCAACCATAGAAtaactcctctcctgtgtctctaCATTAGTCTGCTCTATTTGGCATCCAGACATGCATGAGCCACGCAGTACCATAGTTTAACATCAAACAgaatgtgtgtactgtactgggTGAGGGAAGTTACCAGCAACACGTAAAGTAGCTGTGCTCCAGTCATGCCCCACAGTGTTAGAGGCTGCACAGGTGTAAGTGCCCTCGTCATAGCTCCTGACAGACAGGATGTAGAGGGTAGCGTTTCTCACCCTGAGAACAGAGAAGCTGGTCGGTCATTATCACAGAAAGGGGAGTGGTCTCCTGTCTTTGTCAGGCTAAAGGTTCCTGACAAAAGATTGGTTGATGACATCAAAATGTTTTCTAGtgtacagtaacacaagactgtgttGGCCCACGGAGCTAAAACCTCACAGAACGACTTCTGTTACACTGAACGTACCCCACAGCGATCTTTCCACCAGTCTGCATAGAGCGTCCCTGTTTGGACCAGACGATGGAGGGAAGGGGATGTCCCCAAACCTGGCAGTGGAACACCACCTGGGCCCCCACAGGGACCATCACCACTGGGGGCCACAGCCTCACCGAGGGAGGGGCTGGCAGGACAATAGGGGatcagggggaggaggaagaggaggctgaacTTCTTACTTCTGTATCAATATATCTCAGACAATGGACTGTGTCTCAGATGATGATTGCAATTGTATATGCCTACTGAATGTAAACATGCTTTATTAATATCTCCTATACAGACACAGAATATAATATCTCTGTCACGTCCTTACCAtggtaagatgtgattttctatggttgagtaggtcagggtgtgacagggggtgttttgtgtttttctatgttttctatttctatgtttaagttctagtttatctatttctatgttgttgttttttgggttgatctccagttggaggcagctggtcctcgttgcctctgattggagatcatatttaagtagggtttttttccacctgtgtttgtgggcagttattTTCTGGTTAGTctttgtacctgacagaactgtatttctgatcttttgccatttgttattttgtctttagtatttttgagttaataaatatcataatgagcactcaacacgctgcgttttggtcccctctatacgacgccccGTTACAATCTCCTATACAGACACAGAATATAATATCTCCTATACAGACACAAGGCTAGTGAATAATAAGCCTACGTCATGTGTGATGTCTTACCGAGAACGGTCAGTCTGGCTGTTCTAGAGGTCACAGATCTGTACAGGTGGACATTGGACGCTCTGCAGAAGTACACTCCCCTGTCTGTGTCATGGGCACTGGAGAAACAAGCAGTTAAATATGGCTTACACTGGCTATTGCAGGATGACTACCATCATACAATACATTAAcatagtcatacacacacacacacacatacacatgcaactATGCatgcacattacacacacacacacctgtggaaGATGAGGTCTCCATTAGGCCCAACAGTGAAGTGTGTCTTGGGAGTGAGGAGGCGGTTGTTCTTGAACCAAGACACCGTGGCTGGAGGCCTGCTGTAGGGGGGTCTGCAGAACAGAGTAACAGAGTCTCCCATCCTCACTGTCTGGTTGGTGGGCTGCAGGACAAAGCTCCATTCCATCACTGTGGAGAGGGAGATAGGTACTGTATGTCAGTTAAGGTGATAGTATTGATATTTAGGTTGGAATAATAGCAACCAGAGCATGGTATACAGTACCTGCTGGGAGGAGATAGGCAGGCTGAGATCTGATTGTCTCCCTCTCATTCCTGGCCTCACAGTGGTAGGAACCCTCATCTTCCTCAGACACATTCCTGGGAATGAGGAGCACAGATGCTTTTTACATTGGATTTAAAGATGAAAAAAAACAATGATAATGTCATAATGTCCTCAAGATCTCCTCACTTGAACACAAGCAGCTGTCCCTTGTTCTGCAAACTCAAGCCGGAGCTGTTCACCAGGAGATGGCTGTCTTTGAACCATTGCACTGTGGGAGCTGGGAAGCCTCGGGCAGCACAGCACATGGAGACCTCTGTCTCCATGGCGATGGTGAGGTTGTCAGGGCCCTGAGTGATCTGCAGCCCTGTAGGGACTCCTGCAGAGCAATAGATATAGtacatgtgtgtggggggtgggtggatggggtggggtggggggggggggggggtgtctcaACGACACAGACTTCCTGTGTAATGTTCAACAGATAAACATGGGGGTGTGTCTCAACACTCTACAGTGGCTTCCTGTCAGTGTtcggggaagctactctgaaaatatagtttaccaagctaccaactatttcacactggaagaagttaagctacactaaaccgacccttaagaaaaatatagcttacttaactaaagttactttgaaaaagtagttcactacaccCAACTACTTAGTGAAAAATGATCATATGtaaatgtcatagactacaaaaTTCATGAACAGATCACTTTGGTGTCATAATGTTAACAGAACATATAATTTAGCCAATTAAACACAAACAcaatgtttcaagtgagaattaggcagtagtgtgtagttccagtagtaaTGATCTTTCAGTTTGTCCCTGTTTCCCTCAGACACAGTAGTATTTTTTTCTGAGCCTGTGACTCaaaccacttgaagctgggatATCCCCCCTACCATTTAATTTGCTCTTCTGaatgtccatcaactcctggctaAACCCTACATCACAGCCACGGACAAAGCACATGCCTGCAATCATTACATCGTAGCtcagcaggagagagtggtttcaTCACAGAAGCACATTCAGAAATTGATTTATTAGCCATTAATCCGTAAATATTAAACAAAAACAACGAGTTCCTAACAAGTTCAGCAGTGATCAagagagacctttagaaaatatgCAAATTCTCTCTAATACTAAACATACAAATAGGCATTATACagttataaggaaggtgaaatcttatagttagtcatcttatagttagtcatatagttagTCATAATTTGATTAtgctatatttagaaagcatgtAAGTCATTTCAAGCATTCATACAGTTTAGTTGAATAGGAGACATATcatataaaatatactgctcaaaaaaataaagggaacacttaaacaacacatcctagatctgaatgaaagaaataatcttattaaatacttttttctttacatagctgaatgtgctgacaactaaatcacacaaaaataatcaatggaaatccaatttatcaacccatggaggtctggatttggagtcacactcaaaattaaagtggaaaaccacactacaggctgatccaactttgatgtaatgtccttaaaacaagtcaaaatgaggctcagtagtgtgtgtggcctccacgtgcctgtatgacctccctacaatgcctgggcatgctcctaatgaggtggcggatggtctcctaagggatctcctcctagacctggactaaagcatccgccaactcctggacagtctgtggtgcaacgtggcgttggtggatggagcgagacatgatgtctcagatgtgctcaattggattcaggtctggggaacgggcggccagtccatagcatcaatgtcttcctcttgcaggaactgctgacacactccagccacatgaggtatagcattgtcttgcattaggaggaacccagggccaaccgcaccagcatatggtctcacaaggggtctgaggatctcatctcggtatctaatggcagtcaggctacctctggcgagcacatggagggctgtgcggccccccaaagaaatgccaccccacaccatgactgacccaccgtcaaaacggtcatgctggaggatgttgcaggcagcagaacgttctccacggcgtctccagactctgtcacgtctgtcacatgtgctcagtgtgaacctgctttcatctgtgaagagcacagggcgccagtggcgaatttgccaatcttggtgttctctggcaaatgccaaacgtcctgcacggtgttgggctgtaagcacaacccccacctgtggacgtcgggccctcataccaccctcatggagtctgtttctgaccgtttgagcagacacatgcacatttgtggcctgctggaggtcattttgcagggctctggcattgctcctcctgctcctccttgcacaaaagcggaggtagcggtcatgctgctgggttgttgccctcctacggcctcctccatgtctcctgatgtactggcctgtctcctggtagcgcctccatgctctggacactacgctgacagacacagcaaaccttcttgccacagctcgcattgatgtgccatcctggatgagctgcactacctgagccacttgtgtgggttgtagactccgtctcatgctaccactagagtgaaagcaccgccagcattcaaaagtgaccaaaacatcagccaggaagcataggaactgagaagtggtctgtggtccccacctgcagaatcactcctatattgggggtgtcttgctaattgcctataatttccacctgttgtctattccatttgcacaacagcatgtgaaatgtattgtcagtcagtgttgcttcctaagtggacagtttgatttcacagaagtgtgattgacttggagttacattgtgttgtttaagtgttccctttatttttttgagcagtgtattttatatttgtatCATATTTCTACTGTGTACTTGAGCTTCCTAAAAAGACTTGAGTGTCCTAAAAAGTGACTACCCCTCAATGTATAAACATTTTATCCAGAAAGGTGCGATTTTAATCTTTCTTtgagtatgcagcattactagttattgtttatggccctctcatgataaataattactttgGGGGATTACTTAGATGACATTATAAattacatttaattacatttaaCTGGTTAAGGTGCAGGGAGTCAGTGCAAGAGACTGTTGTTGTGCCGACGGTCAGTCCATGTTCAAGAGTTCAGTAGTCTGATGGTATGTAGGtaaaaactgtctctgagcctggagGTACGGGACCCGATGCTCTGGTACCGTATgccagacagtaacagagggaatAGTCCGTGGCTGGGGTGAGCGAGGTCCTTTGATGTCCTGTATGGTGGGGAGCACGGCtccgtgatgtactgggctgtctttACCACCTGCTGAAGGGCTTTGTGGCTGTGAACAgagcagtttccgtaccaggccgtgatgcagCCTGTCAGGAAGCTCTCGATGATGCTGCGGTACAATTTGGAGAGCCGTCGGAGAAagtagaggtgctgttgcgcaTTCTTGACCAGGGCGGTGGTGTTGACAGTCCATGTGATCTTCTCGGTGATGTGGAGGCCGAGGAACCTGAAGCTGCTGACTCtttccactacagcctcgtcgatgttGATCGAGGCGTGTCCTCCTCCCTGCTTCCTGAAGTCGACAATCAACTCCTTcgctttgctgacattgagggagaagttgttgttttGGCCtcacactgtcaggtctctgacctcctccctgtaggcagaCTCCTTGTCAGTGATGAGGACTACAACTGTGGTGTCGTCCGCAAACCTGAAGATGGAGTTGGTGTTGTGCTTCGCCACACAGTACAGCAGTACAGCAGAGTACagcagatatacagtgccttcggaaattattaaccccttgacttgttccacatgttgttgtgttacagcctacacacaataccctataatgtcaatgtggaatcatgtttttagacatttttacaaatgaattgaaaatgaaaagctgaagtgtcttgagccaataagtattcaacccctttgttatggcaagcctaaataacttcaggagtaaaaatgtgcttagcaagtcacataataagttgcatggactatgTGTGCAATAACACTCTTTAACGTGATTTatgaatgactacttcatctctgtaccccactcaAGCAGTGAatatcaaacacagattcaaccacaaagactagggagtttttcgaATGCCATgtgaagaagggcacctattggtagatgggtaaaaaaatgtaatatgcctttgagcatggtaaaatTATTAACTAGACTTTGGACggtgcatcaatacacccagtcactacaaagatacaggcgtccttcctaactcagttgccggagaggaaggaaaacgctcagagatttcaccatgatgccaatggTGGGAAAAAAAAAAACTAGAGTCGATGTCCACACACccgaattagcataatacaacaaTCCccatgtcagtttaagctagagatattgtCTGTGGTgttggatgtgtctcaatcctCCGCATCCGCCGATattgcacttccgcatctgcggtgaaaggtggcagagcaaGAGTTCTGTTTGCCAGCATGTTAAccatcgcaaggctgccagcccagacagcttccctagccgcgtcctcagagcatgcgcagaccagcgggctggagtgtttacggacatattcaatctctccctatcccagtctgctgtccccacttgcttcaagatgtccaccattgttcctgtacccaagaa comes from Salmo salar chromosome ssa20, Ssal_v3.1, whole genome shotgun sequence and encodes:
- the LOC106580018 gene encoding neogenin, which translates into the protein MEAELEAVFFSPQSQTVSEGQAVFLQCVSGNSSPPAHITWLKDNTLFTKGTQIQGQYGGGNQRKTLGTLHLSNVLIEDDGEYVCVTHNALVNSSLESKAATLTVQGRQPLSKAKELIVDFRKQGGGHASINIDEAVVERVSSFRFLGLHITEKITWTVNTTALVKNAQQHLYFLRRLSKLYRSIIESFLTGCITAWYGNCSVHSHKALQQVVKTAQYITEPCSPPYRTSKDLAHPSHGLFPLLLSGIRYQSIGSRVPTGLQITQGPDNLTIAMETEVSMCCAARGFPAPTVQWFKDSHLLVNSSGLSLQNKGQLLVFKNVSEEDEGSYHCEARNERETIRSQPAYLLPAVMEWSFVLQPTNQTVRMGDSVTLFCRPPYSRPPATVSWFKNNRLLTPKTHFTVGPNGDLIFHSAHDTDRGVYFCRASNVHLYRSVTSRTARLTVLGKTSHMT